A region of Diospyros lotus cultivar Yz01 chromosome 3, ASM1463336v1, whole genome shotgun sequence DNA encodes the following proteins:
- the LOC127797487 gene encoding photosystem II reaction center W protein, chloroplastic-like gives MATLRASTPTSSLAGATRERKRTISAPCPVLGLAAKAQKGKVRCSMEEKRRVGESSSKNVGMAAAMMAAAAAAMGSPAMALVDERMSTEGTGLPFGLSNNLLVWIILGVFGLIWTFYIVYASTLEEDDESGLSL, from the exons ATGGCTACTCTCCGTGCGTCCACTCCAACTTCATCACTTGCTGGTGCTACTCGTGAGCGCAAGAGAACCATATCTGCTCCTTGCCCTGTTCTTG GGTTGGCAGCTAAGGCACAGAAGGGGAAGGTGAGATGTTCCATGGAGGAAAAGCGTAGAGTGGGAGAGAGCAGCAGCAAGAATGTGGGAATGGCTGCAGCCATGATGGCAGCAGCTGCAGCAGCCATGGGAAGCCCGGCCATGGCTTTGGTGGATGAGAGGATGAGCACAGAAGGAACGGGGCTCCCCTTCGGCTTGAGCAACAACCTTCTGGTCTGGATTATACTGGGTGTCTTTGGTTTGATCTGGACTTTCTACATTGTCTACGCTTCCACTCTTGAAGAGGATGACGAGTCTGGATTATCTCTCTAA
- the LOC127798237 gene encoding glutathione reductase, chloroplastic-like has product MATSRGLSAAAAAATASFSCRQSLSLFFKGLPNPISLFSQSRLFHHNGPAISLSPRPSSFSQYSRFAAAAGPEPRKYDFDLFTIGAGSGGVRASRLAANYGASVAVCELPFATISSETTGGVGGTCVLRGCVPKKLLVYSSKYSHEFEESHGFGWKYEVGPKHDWSTLIANKNAVLQRLTGIYTNILQNSGVTLIEGRGKIVDPHTVDVDGRLYSARHILVAVGARAFIPQIPGSEYAITSDAALDLPSKPEKIAIVGGGYISLEFAGIFNGLKSEVHVFIRQKKVLRGFDEEIRDFVAEQMSLRGVEFHTEESPQAILRSADGSLSLQSSKGTVEGFTHIMFATGRKPNTKNLGLEAVGVKLTKNGALEVDEYSRSSVPSIWAVGDVTDRLNLTPVALMEGGALAKTLFGNEPTKPNYRAVPSAVFCQPPIGQVGLTEEQAVKEYGDIDIFTTSFRPLRDSLSGLPDRFFMKLIVCAKSQKVLGVHMCGEDSPEIVQGFAVAVKAGLTKADFDATVGIHPTSAEELVTMTTPIRKIRNGSQLEVAFSSN; this is encoded by the exons ATGGCCACCAGCCGGGGGCTGAGCGCTGCCGCAGCCGCAGCCACCGCTTCTTTCTCGTGCCGCCAAAGCCTTTCCCTCTTCTTTAAAGGACTCCCGAACCCTATCTCGCTCTTCTCCCAATCTCGCCTCTTCCACCACAACGGCCccgcgatctctctctctcctcgcccctcttctttctctcaatACAGCCGCTTCGCTGCTGCTGCCGGACCTGAGCCTCGCAAATACGACTTCGACCTCTTCACTATCGGCGCCGGCAGCGGCGGCGTTAGAGCTTCCCGCCTCGCCGCTAATTACGGCGCTTCCGTCGCCGTCTGCGAGTTGCCTTTCGCCACCATTTCCTCCGAAACTACCGGCGGTGTCGGTGGGAC GTGTGTGCTACGCGGATGTGTACCAAAGAAACTACTTGTGTACTCTTCTAAATATTCTCATGAATTTGAAGAAAGTCATGGTTTTGGATGGAAATATGAAGTTGGACCTAAGCATGATTGGAGCACCCTGATTGCTAATAAGAATGCTGTGTTGCAGCGCCTTACTGGTATCTACACAAACATTCTGCAAAATTCGGGTGTCACTTTAATTGAAGGCCGTGGAAAG ATCGTTGACCCTCACACTGTGGACGTTGATGGGAGACTCTACTCAGCAAGGCACATACTGGTTGCAGTTGGGGCACGTGCATTCATTCCTCAAATTCCTGGAAGCGAATATGCAATTACTTCAGATGCAGCCCTTGATTTGCCTTCAAAACCTGAAAAAATTGCAATCGTAGGGGGAGGTTACATTTCACTGGAGTTTGCCGGCATCTTCAATGGTTTGAAAAGTGAGGTCCATGTATTCATACGACAGAAAAAGGTTTTGAGAGGTTTTGATGAGGAG ATCAGAGATTTTGTTGCAGAACAAATGTCTCTTAGAGGGGTTGAGTTCCATACAGAGGAATCACCTCAAGCTATCCTTAGATCAGCAGATGGTTCCTTGTCTTTGCAGAGCAGCAAAGGAACAGTTGAAGGTTTCACTCATATCATGTTTGCAACAGGCCGCAAGCCTAATACTAAG AATTTAGGATTGGAGGCCGTAGGGGTAAAACTGACGAAGAATGGAGCATTAGAG GTTGATGAATACTCCCGTTCGTCAGTTCCATCCATTTGGGCTGTCGGTGATGTTACAGACAGATTGAATTTAACTCCAGTTGCTTTGATGGAGGGAGGGGCGCTTGCCAAGACTCTTTTTGGGAATGAACCAACAAAACCAAATTATAG GGCTGTCCCATCTGCTGTGTTTTGCCAGCCACCTATTGGACAAGTTGGCCTCACGGAGGAACAG GCTGTAAAAGAATATGGTGATATTGATATCTTCACAACAAGCTTCAGGCCCTTAAGAGATTCACTTTCTGGGCTCCCCGACCGGTTTTTCATGAAACTTATAGTATGTGCAAAGTCACAGAAAGTTCTAGGGGTGCACATGTGTGGAGAAGATTCACCAGAAATTGTGCAG ggATTTGCAGTTGCTGTAAAAGCTGGCCTGACAAAGGCAGATTTTGATGCCACAGTGGGTATTCACCCAACATCAGCAGAGGAGCTTGTCACCATGACAACTCCTATCCGAAAGATTCGTAATGGTTCACAGCTGGAG GTAgcattttcttcaaattag